One Ahaetulla prasina isolate Xishuangbanna chromosome 1, ASM2864084v1, whole genome shotgun sequence DNA window includes the following coding sequences:
- the POU3F2 gene encoding POU domain, class 3, transcription factor 2 — MATTASNHYSLLTSSSPMVHAEPPGSMQPGAGYRDAQALVQADYALQSNGHPLSHAHQWITALSHGGGGGGGGGGGGGGGGGGGNGGDSPWSPSPLGQQDIKPSVVQAGGRGDELQQQQQQQHHQQSQQQGRPPHLVHHAGSHHAAVAAAVAWRTGGSAHLPPGMAAANGGGQGGLLYSQPPGFTVNGMLGSGQPGMHHHSLRDAHEEPPPPPQQQQQPPPHHPDHLSQQQQQPQHPHHHPHGGQPPPPPPPPHHHHHEAHSDEDTPTSDDLEQFAKQFKQRRIKLGFTQADVGLALGTLYGNVFSQTTICRFEALQLSFKNMCKLKPLLNKWLEEADSSSGSPTSIDKIAAQGRKRKKRTSIEVSVKGALESHFLKCPKPSAQEITSLADSLQLEKEVVRVWFCNRRQKEKRMTPPGGALPGAEDVYGASRDTPPPHHGVQTPVQ, encoded by the coding sequence ATGGCGACCACAGCGTCTAACCACTACAGCCTGCTTACCTCCAGCTCGCCCATGGTGCACGCCGAGCCGCCGGGGAGCATGCAGCCTGGCGCCGGCTACAGAGACGCCCAGGCTCTGGTGCAGGCGGACTACGCGCTGCAGAGTAACGGGCATCCGCTCAGCCACGCTCACCAGTGGATCACGGCGCTGTCCcacggcggcggtggcggcggcgggggtggcggcggcggcggcggaggcggcggggGAGGCAACGGCGGGGACTCGCCATGGTCCCCCAGCCCGCTGGGCCAGCAGGACATCAAGCCCTCGGTGGTGCAGGCCGGCGGTCGGGGCGACGAGctccaacagcagcagcagcagcagcatcaccAGCAATCGcagcagcaaggcagacccccgcACTTGGTCCACCACGCCGGGAGCCACCACGCCGCCGTGGCCGCGGCCGTGGCTTGGAGGACCGGCGGCTCGGCTCACCTGCCGCCCGGCATGGCCGCGGCTAACGGCGGCGGCCAAGGCGGGCTGCTCTACTCTCAACCGCCGGGCTTCACGGTCAACGGGATGCTGGGCTCGGGCCAGCCGGGCATGCACCATCACAGCCTGCGGGATGCCCACGAAGAGCCCCCGCCGCctccccagcagcagcagcagccgcccccTCACCACCCGGATCACCtctcgcagcagcagcagcagccccaaCACCCGCACCACCACCCGCACGGGggccagccgccgccgccgcctccgcctccgcACCATCACCACCACGAGGCGCACTCGGACGAGGACACGCCGACCTCGGACGACCTGGAGCAGTTCGCCAAGCAGTTCAAGCAGCGGCGGATCAAACTGGGATTTACCCAAGCGGACGTGGGCTTGGCCTTGGGCACCCTCTACGGCAACGTCTTCTCGCAGACCACCATCTGCAGGTTCGAGGCACTGCAGCTGAGCTTCAAGAACATGTGCAAGTTGAAGCCTTTGTTGAACAAGTGGCTGGAGGAGGCGGACTCCTCGTCCGGCAGCCCCACCAGCATAGACAAGATCGCGGCGCAGGGGCGCAAGCGGAAAAAGCGCACCTCCATCGAGGTGAGCGTCAAGGGCGCCCTCGAGAGCCATTTCCTCAAGTGCCCCAAGCCCTCCGCCCAGGAGATCACCTCACTGGCGGACAGCCTCCAGCTCGAGAAGGAGGTGGTCCGCGTGTGGTTTTGTAacaggagacagaaagagaaacgcATGACTCCCCCGGGAGGGGCTCTGCCGGGAGCCGAGGACGTGTATGGGGCCAGCAGGGACACGCCGCCGCCGCACCATGGGGTACAGACTCCTGTGCAGTGA